One genomic segment of Triplophysa rosa linkage group LG22, Trosa_1v2, whole genome shotgun sequence includes these proteins:
- the ddhd2 gene encoding phospholipase DDHD2: protein MTTAEPYEPVQYHWFYNQQVDSRDSWQSFSREDSQRLEDAYSRVGKNGMEEVVVATEGRRYDVRLRERRRYAVYWEQTPTEVRRCSWFHKGSKDMNFSPYTEELSEILEDAYMIAVTLNEWKTNLELPTGETVILHNPKLMTQHQNSCKDFPPSPTDRAQPRTLKRGIENISIEIPEGEPEIVDHLVFMVHGIGPACDIRLRSIVHCVNEFRNASNGLINTHFSQGESTSTIGRVEYLPVNWHRVLHGETIGVDKDIERITLPSISRLRQFSNDTVLDLFFYNSATYCQTIVDTVASEINSLHSLFLQRHPSFKGNVSLAGHSLGSLILFDLLTNQEIDSEATGHDELHDDDPKIATACCSFNNLEDALRGQGLEEHLKILQREHVDIDSLMLCSERDLKDIGIPLGPRKKIMNFVKKWKHSRAGSGHAAHSSGLGVRSANEHQTPTTSAVDYQHFDVGIGQVSIDYPQFAFHPQAFFALGSPIGMFLIVRGLKRIDPNYSFPTCKSFYNIFHPFDPVAYRIEPMILPSDVNLPAMLMPHHKGRKRMHLELKEGLTRVSSDFLGSLRMVWQSISQVPTPALAEGGVNSVSTIEEPEDSPMEQEEKIMKVGMLNRGRRIDYVLQETPIESFNEYLFAIQSHLCYWESEDTALLVLKEIYEHFPVASSQS from the exons ATGACTACCGCTGAGCCATATGAACCTGTCCAGTACCACTGGTTCTACAACCAGCAGGTGGACTCCAGGGATTCCTGGCAATCCTTCAGCAGGGAGGACTCGCAGCGGCTAGAGGATGCTTACAGTCGAG TAGGGAAAAATGGAATGGAGGAAGTGGTGGTGGCTACTGAAGGAAGGAGGTATGATGTCAGGCTACGAGAAAGACGACGTTACGCTGTATACTGGGAACAGACACCCACCGAGGTCAGGCGGTGCTCGTGGTTCCACAAAGGCAGCAAAGACATGAACTTTTCTCCTTATACTGAAGAACTCAGTGAGATCCTAGAG GACGCCTATATGATTGCAGTTACCCTGAACGAATGGAAAACAAATCTGGAGCTTCCAACAGGAGAAACTGTGATCCTTCACAATCCAAAG CTCATGACACAGCATCAAAACAGCTGCAAGGACTTCCCCCCTTCCCCGACGGATCGGGCTCAACCCAGGACGCTGAAAAGAGgaattgaaaatatttcaatagaGATACCAGAGG gaGAGCCGGAGATAGTAGACCATCTGGTGTTTATGGTTCACGGAATTGGTCCGGCCTGTGACATACGTCTCCGTAGCATTGTCCATTGTG TGAACGAGTTTCGTAACGCATCCAACGGCCTTATAAACACTCACTTCAGTCAGGGTGAGAGCACAAGCACCATTGGAAGAGTGGAGTATCTTCCAGTCAATTGGCACAGAGTCTTGCATGGAGAAACTATAGGAGTTGACAA AGACATTGAGAGAATCACACTTCCCAGTATCAGCCGCCTGCGTCAGTTCAGCAATGATACAGTGCTGGACCTTTTCTTCTACAATAGCGCCACATACTGTCAGACCATTGTAGATACAGTGGCCTCGGAGATCAACAGTCTGCACAGCCTCTTCCTACAAAGACATCCATCCTTTAAAGGAAATGTTTCACTGGCAGGACACAGTCTTG GTTCATTGATACTTTTTGATCTTTTGACCAATCAGGAGATAGATTCAGAGGCCACTGGTCATGATGAG CTCCATGATGATGACCCTAAAATTGCTACAGCTTGCTGTTCCTTTAACAACCTGGAGGATGCGCTAAGGGGTCAGGGGTTGGAGGAGCACCTCAAAATACTACAGAGAGAACATGTAGATATAGATTCCCTG ATGCTTTGCTCAGAGAGGGACCTTAAAGACATTGGAATACCTCTTGGTCCTCGCAAGAAAATCATGAACTTTGTGAAGAAATGGAAG CACTCCAGAGCTGGAAGTGGACATGCAGCTCATTCCTCAGGTCTAGGTGTGAGAAGTGCTAATGAACATCAGACCCCCACCACTAGTGCAGTGGATTATCAGCATTTTGATGTTGGCATTGGACAG GTATCCATTGACTATCCTCAGTTTGCATTTCATCCTCAGGCATTTTTTGCCTTAGGCTCACCCATAGGAATGTTTTTGATTGTCCGAGGACTAAAGAGGATCGACCCTAATTACAGCTTCCCTACCTGCAAGAGTTTCTACAACATCTTCCATCCA TTTGACCCAGTGGCATATAGGATCGAGCCCATGATTTTGCCTTCAGATGTAAACCTACCAGCTATGTTGATGCCCCATCATAAAGGCAGAAAGAGGATGCATCTCG AGCTAAAAGAGGGTTTGACTCGAGTCAGCTCTGACTTTTTGGGCTCCCTGCGCATGGTTTGGCAGAGCATTTCTCAGGTGCCCACACCAGCACTGGCGGAGGGTGGAGTCAATTCAGTGTCCACTATAGAGGAACCAGAAG ACTCACCAATGGAACAGGAAGAGAAGATCATGAAGGTGGGGATGTTGAATCGCGGACGACGCATTGATTATGTTCTTCAGGAGACTCCAATAGAGAGTTTCAATGAATACCTATTCGCCATACAGAGCCATTTGTGCTACTG GGAGTCGGAAGATACTGCTCTCTTGGTTCTGAAGGAGATATATGAACATTTTCCAGTGGCATCTTCACAGTCTTAG